A genomic window from Anticarsia gemmatalis isolate Benzon Research Colony breed Stoneville strain chromosome 24, ilAntGemm2 primary, whole genome shotgun sequence includes:
- the e gene encoding nonribosomal peptide synthetase ebony: protein MGSLPRVSVVSGPRSLVPTAPLTKHLARLANSENTALVYADETSSVCVTYNELAARTNALARAITSRARPSGTNRDGDYVIAVCMQPTHNTIMTLLATWKAGAAYVPMEPSFPQARISHILKDAEPALIIYDDTANPGMFSASGVPAVSFEELSHEASGISAENIQDGEVLSVSRNDSIAIVLYTSGSTGVPKGVRLPYSAICNRLWWQFHTFPYADTETNCVWKTALTFVDSVCEIWGPLLHGRTLWILSRETIRDPQKLVKLLSENQIQRLVLVPTLLRSILMYLSLKPSERPLQHLKLWVCSGETLSKDLAAQFFKYFGDHNGYKLANFYGSTEVMGDVTYYVLEKTSQLDIHPTVPIGAPLDNCAVYLLDEEMNPARESEPGEVWVSGCNLAAGYVGGQGADKFVDNPHAAHPDFGRLYRTGDFGVLQKGMVLFAGRTDSQVKIRGHRVDLQEVDRAVNSIKGVDKCVVLCYGLERGNPEILSFVTLDPAARTSAHHVEAQLKNCLTHYMIPQVIEIETVPLLVNGKVDRQALLKMYENTNNNDDSEIPLDLDYSSVKPEDMAAAKVLFETVGEVLGRAARGAISVRAGFYELGGNSLNSIYTITRLRDQGYYIEISDFLGAANLGEVLSHMSTDPNSSSDEDEPQFTAEPLADEHKDKVIEMIVSSFYNKAELEQFLKHEIDIKDYAGLISETWLALLEARLSVVLKDESSSPVAVALNFDARAEPDVDVAQFGGLMKIMMFLEFVEGSVRDSMLPPGTGTVLHSFMMATAEHLSPRDNVAAIRALENATMNIASERGFKGVFTTNTSPLTQQLGTDVLGYKTLLDYQINQYVDPSGERIFGKAPDDMRAIVCWKPLE, encoded by the exons ATGGGTTCGTTGCCGCGTGTGTCTGTGGTGAGCGGTCCTCGCAGTCTGGTACCGACGGCACCGCTGACAAAACACCTGGCTAGACTGGCCAATAGTGAGAACACAGCGCTGGTTTATGCTG atgaAACAAGTAGCGTTTGTGTGACGTATAACGAGCTGGCCGCTCGCACCAATGCGCTGGCTAGAGCTATAACTTCACGCGCACGACCAAGCGGCACCAACAGAGATGGAGACTATGTGATTGCTGTGTGTATGCAACCGACACACAA TACAATTATGACACTCCTCGCGACGTGGAAGGCAGGAGCGGCCTACGTGCCCATGGAGCCGAGCTTCCCTCAAGCTAGGATCTCACACATCTTGAAAGACGCTGAGCCGGCTCTTATCATTTACGATGATACAG CAAATCCCGGTATGTTCTCCGCGAGTGGCGTTCCTGCTGTATCTTTCGAGGAATTATCCCATGAAGCAAGCGGAATATCAGCTGAGAACATTCAAGATGGAGAAGTGTTGTCCGTCTCTAGAAACGATAGCATTGCTATTGTGTTGTATACTTCTGGAAGCACTGGGGTACCTAAAG GTGTTCGTCTCCCCTACTCAGCGATCTGCAACCGTCTCTGGTGGCAGTTCCATACCTTCCCTTACGCAGACACCGAGACCAACTGTGTATGGAAGACAGCTCTCACCTTCGTGGACTCAGTCTGTGAGATATGGGGACCACTGCTCCATGGCAGGACTCTGTGGATCCTGTCCAGAGAGACTATTAGGGACCCGCAGAAACTTGTGAAGCTTTTGAGTGAGAATCAG atCCAACGACTAGTCCTAGTCCCGACCCTCCTTCGTTCCATCCTCATGTACCTCTCCCTCAAGCCCTCCGAAAGACCTCTCCAGCACCTCAAACTATGGGTCTGTTCCGGAGAGACCCTCAGCAAGGACTTAGCTGCTCAGTTCTTCAAGTATTTCGGAGACCACAACGGGTACAAGCTGGCTAACTTCTATGGCAGTACGGAGGTGATGGGAGATGTGACTTATTATGTGTTGGAGAAGACCAGCCAATTAGATATTCATCCTACTGTACCTATTG GTGCTCCCCTAGACAACTGTGCAGTGTACCTTCTGGACGAGGAGATGAACCCAGCCCGGGAGTCAGAGCCGGGCGAAGTGTGGGTGTCTGGATGTAACCTGGCAGCGGGGTACGTGGGCGGACAGGGTGCCGACAAGTTTGTGGATAATCCTCATGCTGCACACCCAG ACTTCGGTCGTCTGTACCGTACGGGAGACTTCGGCGTGCTGCAGAAGGGAATGGTCCTGTTCGCGGGACGGACTGACTCTCAGGTCAAGATTAGAGGTCACAGGGTCGACCTGCAGGAGGTGGACCGAGCTGTCAACAGCATTAAGGGAGTTGATAAGT GCGTAGTCCTCTGCTACGGTCTGGAGCGTGGAAACCCAGAAATCCTGTCATTCGTGACCCTGGACCCGGCAGCCAGGACATCAGCTCACCACGTTGAGGCTCAACTTAAGAACTGCCTTACACACTACATGATCCCGCAG gTGATTGAAATCGAAACTGTTCCGCTTTTGGTGAACGGAAAGGTTGACAGACAGGCGCTgcttaaaatgtatgaaaacaccAATAATAATG ATGACTCCGAGATTCCTCTAGATCTGGACTATTCCTCCGTAAAGCCTGAAGACATGGCGGCCGCTAAGGTTCTGTTCGAGACTGTAGGAGAGGTCCTCGGGAGGGCCGCGCGGGGAGCTATCTCCGTGAGGGCTGGCTTCTACGAGCTCGGAGGGAACTCACTCAACTCCATCTATACCATTACTCGGTTGAGGGACCAGGGATATTATATTG AGATCAGTGACTTCCTCGGCGCCGCTAACTTGGGCGAGGTGCTGTCACACATGAGCACAGATCCCAACTCCAGCTCAGATGAAGACGAGCCGCAGTTCACCGCTGAGCCACTCGCTGATGAACACAAAGACAAAGTTATTGA GATGATAGTATCATCGTTCTACAACAAGGCGGAGTTGGAGCAGTTCTTGAAGCATGAGATCGACATCAAGGACTACGCGGGACTCATCAGTGAGACCTGGCTCGCGTTACTTGAAGCTCGTCTCAGTGTTGTACTCAAAGATG AGTCATCATCTCCAGTAGCAGTAGCGCTGAACTTCGACGCTCGCGCGGAGCCCGACGTGGACGTCGCACAGTTCGGCGGACTCATGAAGATCATGATGTTCCTCGAGTTCGTGGAGGGATCTGTGAGGGACTCCATGCTGCCTCCTGGCACCG GCACAGTCCTCCACTCGTTCATGATGGCGACAGCGGAGCACCTGTCTCCCCGCGACAACGTGGCCGCCATCAGAGCGCTGGAGAACGCCACCATGAACATCGCCTCTGAACGAGGGTTCAAGGGAGTCTTTACTACCAACACCAGCCCACTGACACAG CAACTAGGCACAGACGTGCTCGGCTACAAGACCCTACTAGACTATCAGATCAACCAGTACGTGGACCCCTCAGGGGAGAGGATCTTCGGCAAGGCGCCCGACGACATGAGAGCCATCGTCTGTTGGAAGCCACTTGAATAG